A section of the Amycolatopsis sp. AA4 genome encodes:
- a CDS encoding helix-turn-helix transcriptional regulator, which produces MRQRQRQELQGHDRARQPAARRSQGNLEGVDPDSEGAKRSRRQLLRHQQLKQHSPPGSRQTARRGLLGAGGGCDERGGPARPDEQNDDLRARHPRYESRLRELMVVRKNWYTPTKLIPELRKYGYELDPSSMYRLVSTERPPRMPNELILALCEILDCRFEDLVVQIEPQRARRGATAATIARDGGAEVKAAAKVALDGILAGLRDFLQTGQYKARERDENTAAHIATVNHDIALAATPPPKPPSPPSTPGLRPTPRSKPPTPPPRPSTAPGPTPPEPPTTPERPERPPPEPAPARHRSNTPHGKAAPANATPSEPSPPPPPPNAAPPATTSAPSDDTYRIFLAKQLNEIKLRNVSPEQNTSSGDVAGLDQSAVGGSLSDERYEALRGIGYTGSKRFTWQEALDFAARGLWPQAEVCYALGGTVDQCRPGGAGKMLKAAGEAGKLAQKAAKAVDWLDDTARANVKAKLKDFGDGIPNRKDGTRWFDPKKPKGNTVRIEKGNPSSPFPSQQVDHVRAAEDGNW; this is translated from the coding sequence ATGCGCCAGCGGCAAAGGCAAGAGCTGCAAGGACATGATCGAGCCCGCCAACCAGCTGCGCGACGCAGCCAAGGCAATCTCGAGGGCGTCGACCCGGACTCCGAAGGCGCCAAACGAAGCCGTCGACAACTACTGCGCCACCAACAGCTAAAACAACACAGCCCTCCAGGCAGTCGTCAGACGGCCCGGAGGGGCCTGCTGGGCGCCGGAGGAGGGTGCGATGAACGCGGTGGCCCGGCCAGGCCGGACGAGCAGAACGACGACCTGCGCGCCCGGCATCCGCGCTACGAGTCGCGACTGCGCGAGCTGATGGTGGTCCGCAAGAACTGGTACACCCCCACGAAGCTGATCCCGGAGTTGCGCAAGTACGGCTACGAGCTCGACCCCAGTTCGATGTATCGCCTCGTCAGCACCGAACGTCCGCCGAGGATGCCGAACGAGTTGATCCTGGCGTTGTGCGAGATCCTCGACTGCCGTTTCGAGGACCTGGTGGTGCAGATCGAGCCGCAGCGGGCCCGACGCGGAGCTACCGCCGCCACCATCGCGCGCGACGGCGGAGCCGAAGTCAAGGCCGCCGCCAAGGTCGCTCTCGACGGCATCCTCGCCGGCCTCCGCGACTTCCTGCAGACCGGGCAGTACAAGGCCCGCGAGCGGGACGAGAACACCGCAGCCCACATCGCCACCGTCAACCACGACATCGCCCTCGCCGCTACGCCGCCGCCCAAGCCGCCCAGTCCGCCGTCGACGCCTGGGCTCAGGCCGACGCCGCGCTCAAAGCCGCCGACGCCGCCACCGCGTCCCAGCACCGCGCCCGGGCCGACGCCGCCCGAGCCGCCGACTACGCCCGAACGGCCCGAGCGGCCGCCACCGGAGCCAGCACCCGCGCGACACAGGTCGAACACGCCGCACGGCAAGGCCGCACCAGCCAACGCGACGCCCAGCGAGCCGTCGCCACCGCCACCACCGCCGAACGCCGCGCCGCCGGCTACCACCTCAGCGCCCTCCGACGACACCTACCGCATCTTTCTCGCCAAACAACTCAACGAAATCAAACTCCGCAACGTCAGCCCCGAACAGAACACGAGCAGCGGCGACGTGGCCGGGCTGGACCAGTCAGCCGTCGGCGGCAGCCTCAGTGACGAGCGCTACGAGGCGTTGCGCGGGATCGGCTACACCGGGTCCAAACGCTTCACGTGGCAAGAAGCCCTCGACTTCGCCGCCCGCGGCCTCTGGCCCCAAGCCGAAGTCTGCTACGCACTCGGCGGCACTGTCGACCAATGCCGACCCGGCGGAGCGGGCAAGATGCTCAAAGCCGCCGGCGAAGCAGGCAAACTCGCCCAGAAGGCCGCCAAAGCCGTCGATTGGCTCGACGACACCGCCCGAGCTAACGTCAAAGCCAAACTCAAAGACTTCGGCGACGGCATCCCGAACCGGAAGGACG
- a CDS encoding YiaA/YiaB family inner membrane protein — protein sequence MATTPPSPATTSAFYVQAVASFAVSLVAVSIAIACAPADSWVRAFLGLAVLYVVTSAFTLAKCVRDRQDAASVVHRVDQARLERFLAEHDLFGTSGTASTADAGPGTGR from the coding sequence ATGGCTACTACACCTCCTTCTCCGGCTACGACGTCCGCGTTCTATGTGCAGGCGGTCGCGTCGTTCGCGGTGTCGCTGGTCGCGGTGTCGATCGCGATCGCGTGCGCGCCTGCTGATTCGTGGGTGCGGGCGTTTCTCGGGCTGGCGGTGCTGTATGTGGTGACGTCCGCGTTCACGCTGGCCAAGTGCGTGCGGGACCGGCAGGACGCCGCGAGCGTCGTGCACCGGGTCGACCAGGCCCGGCTGGAACGGTTCCTGGCCGAGCACGACCTGTTCGGCACGAGCGGCACGGCCAGCACTGCGGATGCCGGCCCCGGCACGGGCCGGTGA